In a single window of the Nicotiana tomentosiformis chromosome 8, ASM39032v3, whole genome shotgun sequence genome:
- the LOC104115752 gene encoding polyphenol oxidase E, chloroplastic-like: MASSVIPPVCNSTTVKTPFTSTTKSSSLASTPKPSQLFLRGKRNHSFKVSCKVSNGDENQSVETNNSVDRRNVLLGLGGLYGAANVVPLASATPIPAPTTSCSKTGATIKPGLPVPYSCCPPPLKIDPKDIPHYTFPTGSKLRIRPASHAVDEEYMAKYNLAITKMKELDVTDPDDPRGFAAQAKIHCAYCNGAYTVAGKELQIHFSWLFFPFHRWYLYFYERILGSLINDPTFGLPYWNWDHPKGMRLPHMFDQPNVYPDLYDPRRNQEHRGSVIMDLGHFGQDVKGTDLQMMSNNLTLMYRQMITNSPCPQLFFGKPYCTEVGPKPGQGAIENIPHTPVHIWVGSKPNENNCKNGEDMGNFYSAGKDPAFYSHHANVDRMWTIWKTLGGKRKDINKPDYLNSEFFFYDEKKNPFLVKVRDCLDNKKMGYDFQAMPTPWRNFKPLKKSKSKVNARSVPPVTQTFPIAKIDKAITFSIKRETSGRTQQEKDAEEEMLTFLELNIDQRKHIRFDVFINADANSNWYELDRAEFAGSYTALPHVHSDPTKPHVAPIAKFQLAITELLEEIGLEDEDDIVVTLVPKTGGEFVAIKSAVITLEAC; this comes from the exons ATGGCGTCAAGTGTTATTCCACCAGTGTGCAATAGCACAACAGTCAAAACTCCCTTTACTTCAACCACCAAGTCTTCTTCTTTAGCTTCCACTCCAAAACCCTCTCAACTTTTCCTCCGTGGAAAACGTAACCACAGCTTCAAAGTCTCATGCAAGGTCTCCAATGGTGATGAAAACCAAAGTGTTGAAACAAATAATTCTGTTGATAGGAGAAATGTGCTTCTAGGTTTAGGAGGTCTATATGGTGCTGCTAATGTTGTACCATTGGCTTCAGCCACTCCCATTCCAGCCCCTACTACTTCATGTAGCAAGACTGGTGCCACAATTAAACCCGGTTTACCAGTACCTTATTCTTGTTGTCCCCCTCCGCTAAAAATTGATCCTAAGGATATTCCTCATTACACGTTTCCAACAGGATCGAAGCTCCGTATTCGACCAGCTTCTCATGCCGTGGATGAAGAGTACATGGCTAAGTACAACTTAGCCATTACTAAAATGAAGGAGCTCGACGTCACTGATCCAGATGATCCACGTGGGTTCGCGGCGCAAGCCAAAATCCACTGTGCTTATTGCAACGGTGCATACACCGTTGCTGGCAAAGAGCTACAAATTCACTTCTCGTGGCTTTTTTTCCCATTCCATAGATGGTACTTGTACTTCTATGAGAGAATCTTGGGTTCTTTAATCAATGATCCTACTTTTGGTTTGCCATATTGGAACTGGGATCATCCAAAGGGCATGCGTTTGCCACACATGTTTGATCAACCAAATGTGTACCCTGATCTTTACGATCCAAGACGTAACCAAGAGCACCGTGGTTCGGTAATCATGGACCTTGGTCATTTTGGTCAAGACGTGAAAGGAACTGACTTACAAATGATGAGCAATAACCTTACTCTAATGTATCGTCAAATGATTACCAATTCACCGTGTCCACAACTGTTTTTTGGTAAGCCATATTGTACGGAAGTTGGACCCAAACCAGGGCAGGGAGCTATTGAAAACATCCCTCATACTCCTGTCCACATTTGGGTTGGTAGTAAGCCTAATGAGAATAACTGTAAAAACGGTGAAGATATGGGAAATTTCTATTCAGCTGGTAAGGATCCTGCTTTCTATAGTCACCATGCAAATGTAGATCGCATGTGGACAATATGGAAGACATTAGGAGGAAAACGCAAGGACATCAACAAGCCAGATTATTTGAACAGTGAGTTCTTCTTCTACGACGAAAAGAAAAACCCTTTTCTCGTGAAAGTCCGTGACTGTTTGGACAATAAGAAAATGGGATATGATTTCCAAGCAATGCCAACCCCATGGCGCAATTTTAAGCCATTGAAGAAGAGCAAGAGCAAGGTCAATGCACGTTCAGTTCCTCCAGTTACCCAAACATTCCCTATTGCAAAGATTgacaaagccataacattttccATCAAAAGGGAAACTTCAG GCCGGACTCAGCAGGAGAAAGACGCAGAAGAGGAGATGTTAACTTTCTTGGAACTGAACATCGATCAGCGAAAGCACATAAGGTTTGATGTGTTCATTAACGCAGATGCAAACTCCAACTGGTATGAGCTAGACAGGGCAGAGTTTGCAGGAAGTTACACTGCCTTGCCTCATGTTCATTCAGATCCCACTAAACCACATGTCGCCCCTATTGCAAAATTCCAGCTGGCCATTACCGAGTTGCTCGAGGAAATTGGCCTTGAAGATGAAGATGATATAGTGGTGACTCTGGTCCCGAAAACTGGGGGCGAATTTGTCGCCATTAAATCTGCTGTGATTACACTTGAAGCTTGTTGA